A DNA window from Scylla paramamosain isolate STU-SP2022 chromosome 10, ASM3559412v1, whole genome shotgun sequence contains the following coding sequences:
- the LOC135104021 gene encoding mucin-4-like: MVAGGVQSVEEGALYATHTSYYPQFYSTLLPPAPPGSYSSSNYSSSTYSSSGQSSDYSWLKLEGAPGGCHPSTPGRTRHPKCTCPSPEALRQARRALAARRVRTARDPRCTCPSPTLSRDPSPWGGASPSPPSTPATASPPPRHPRCTCPEPDLTLRLSAARRARSARDLRCTCPPTATPTPTPTPPPPTQEPTCTCQPPLSTQPQQPLTRRASKNRLVHAVLLNSPGNTAISTEHGDFVPLSDAPTKISESPNPSKARAKARKPKEKNKIKGSKSEEEVKSGGEDSSQPASPARRVKDKLCHLRHKVVSGVVALTAPRPPSREGEAHGCRCDISNEGVLRVRAPGSVTRVLPPPNPTPTEATPQEEERCLKAEYEGPCEGDQSFPVEDLPQPILEGVCSPLGEVPPLSPPEQMVTPFLQHSSSSLSCSVYKTLPNSYLTMEGHRNAGFPVRGLRDLQRLSASHGHLYSPESTALSRTKSLELYEKDSQEGETESSAPSSRGSVIHLPPASSAQCWTKKVLPQSSECNPQGADDTLYISSPCISSSTNVSPALGSRICAVKSVGDVQDGGAGPDYENVVFHDSGRYVMLSKRLLDKWQLSYEACLPPDHALMQHQEALHGEGGIPTVKVTENIQVSTALPCDERESDNVALTQTPPSATSVSTVSTTSTTAKHRTSQPTLLSTSTHTSYILTSPSPASSYSSPNQSLLDMTLKFPDVPPRLSIHPPAPPSSAVTSLSSFFSSATTLATTAPLQADPGPSSPLLSPASTLHHLATQHVGGLVDKTHYSLPRDTKLSVPKRDTPRRKSKEEYSSATNLLPVAPAHVRRHSDVASTYFSRTGKLALPLRNRSTPAAGEIFRRAASTCTAPPATPACHSPPPRHTTPHHTTPHHTTPYHITPHHTTPRPLASTTQFYFSPPPHHATPHPTTPYPTTSHLTISHPITPHHTTPHHTTPHNSATRLHLTTPHHTTRLHYTTPPHYTTQLCFSPSPHHTTPYHTTPHHTTPHLDHSPPPHNSTNRLHHTTPRPAASTTPHHLTTPHHTTQFYFSPPPHHATSHHTTQPLYSSPPHPIIPSPPHHIPPHHTTPYHTTPYHTTPHCTTQHPTPTTTTSRSLVCTTPQCATPHLDYSHPSHHPTPHHTTPHTNTHASHREVDTVEDQQQLRIPSSCSLSFLPPPLILSSYSSRQASVRVSTLDTIVASDPLTFSTHLHRACGVEVISPRAALTG, translated from the exons ATGGTGGCCGGGGGCGTGCAGAGTGTGGAGGAGGGCGCCCTCTACGCCACCCACACCTCATATTACCCTCAGTTTTactccactctcctccctcccgcgCCCCCTGGCTCATactcctcctccaactactcctcttccacctactcctcctcggGACAGTCGTCTGACTACTCGTGGCTGAAGCTTGAGGGGGCCCCGGGAGGATGCCACCCCTCGACGCCTGGCCGCACGCGTCATCCAAAGTGCACCTGCCCATCTCCAGAGGCCTTGCGGCAGGCGCGGCGGGCCCTCGCGGCGCGGAGGGTGCGGACAGCCCGGGACCCTCGCTGCACCTGTCCGAGCCCCACCCTCAGCCGCGATCCCAGCCCATGGGGGGgagcctccccttctcccccttccactCCTGCAACTGCTTCTCCGCCCCCCAGACACCCCCGCTGCACCTGCCCAGAGCCAGATCTCACACTCAGGCTCTCTGCTGCTCGTAGGGCGCGTTCTGCTAGAGATCTGCGTTGCACCTGTCCCCCCACTGCAACGCCCACACCAACCCCAACTCCACCACCCCCTACCCAGGAGCCGACGTGCACATGTCAGCCACCGCTCAGCACACAGCCTCAGCAACCACTGACACGTCGCGCCTCCAAGAACAGACTGGTGCATGCCGTGCTTCTCAACAGCCCCGGCAACACCGCCATCAGCACTGAGCATGGCGACTTTGTACCGCTGTCTGATGCCCCTACCAAAATCTCCGAATCTCCAAATCCCAGCAAGGCGCGGGCCAAGGCCAGGAAGcctaaagagaagaataagattaAAGGTTCTAAAAGCGAGGAAGAAGTCAAAAGTGGTGGAGAGGACTCTTCCCAGCCGGCGTCTCCTGCCCGCCGCGTAAAGGACAAACTCTGCCACCTGCGGCACAAGGTAGTGAGCGGCGTGGTGGCCCTCACCGCGCCTCGCCCACCGAGTAGGGAAGGTGAAGCACATGGCTGCCGTTGTGACATCAGCAATGAAGGCGTCCTGCGTGTCCGGGCACCTGGGTCTGTCACCAGAGTGCTGCCACCACCCAACCCCACACCCACGGAAGCCACGCctcaggaggaagaaaggtgcCTCAAGGCGGAATATGAAGGGCCATGTGAAGGAGACCAGTCTTTTCCTGTAGAGGACCTTCCCCAACCAATTTTAGAAGGAGTGTGTTCTCCCCTCGGGGAGGTACCGCCTCTCAGCCCACCTGAGCAGATGGTTACGCCCTTCCTCcaacattcctcttcctccttgtcctgtaGTGTGTACAAGACCCTGCCAAACTCCTACCTCACGATGGAAGGCCACAGAAATGCTGGTTTTCCAGTCAGAGGCCTGAGGGACCTTCAAAGGCTAAGTGCCTCCCATGGGCATCTTTATTCCCCTGAGTCCACAGCCTTAAGTAGGACCAAGTCACTGGAGCTTTACGAAAAGGATtcacaggaaggagaaacagagagtTCTGCACCATCTTCCAGGGGTTCCGTGATTCACTTGCCGCCAGCGTCGTCTGCTCAGTGCTGGACGAAAAAAGTTTTGCCCCAGTCTTCGGAATGCAACCCACAGGGTGCCGACGACACTTTGTACATATCATCCCCATGCATCAGCTCCAGCACCAATGTGTCCCCGGCTCTTGGCAGCAGAATATGTGCGGTGAAATCCGTGGGAGATGTGCAGGATGGCGGTGCAGGACCCGACTATGAGAATGTGGTGTTTCATGATTCAGGTCGGTACGTAATGCTGAGCAAGAGATTGCTGGACAAGTGGCAGCTCTCGTATGAGGCATGCCTACCCCCCGATCACGCCCTCATGCAGCACCAGGAGGCGCTGCACGGCGAGGGCGGGATCCCAACCGTGAAGGTGACTGAGAACATTCAAGTGTCTACCGCGTTGCCTTGTGATGAACGAGAATCAGACAATGTTGCCTTAACTCAAACGCCTCCCTCGGCCACCTCCGTCTCCACTgtctccactacctccaccactgcCAAACACCGCACCTCCCAACCTACATTGCTCTctacatccacacacaccaGCTACATCCTTACATCACCGTCGCCGGCTTCTTCTTACTCGTCTCCCAACCAAAGCCTTCTGGACATGACTCTCAAGTTCCCTGATGTGCCGCCGCGCCTCTCCATACATCCTCCAGCTCCGCCTTCTTCCGCAGTTACTTCCCTCTCCAGTTTCTTCTCCTCTGCCACCACCCTCGCCACCACCGCACCACTACAAGCGGACCCCGGGCCTTCCTCGCCGCTGCTCTCCCCCGCCTCCACACTTCACCACTTAGCCACTCAGCACGTCGGTGGCTTGGTGGACAAGACACATTACTCCTTGCCTCGGGATACCAAACTATCGGTTCCCAAGAGAGACACgccgaggaggaagagcaaggaggaatATAGTTCAGCCACCAATTTACTTCCTGTTGCCCCGGCCCACGTACGGCGTCACAGCGACGTTGCATCTACTTACTTCAGTAGGACAGGTAAGCTTGCACTGCCGCTCCGCAACCGTAGTACTCCTGCTGCTGGAGAAAtcttcag ACG AGCCGCCAGCACCTGCACCGCACCGCCTGCCACACCTGCTTGCCACTCGCCtccaccacgccacaccacaccacaccacaccacaccacaccacaccacaccataccatatcacaccacaccacaccacacctagACCACTCGCCTCCACCACACAATTCTACTTCtcgcctccaccacaccacgccacaccacaccccaCCACACCCTACCCTACCACATCACACCTCACCATATCCCAccccatcacaccacaccacaccacaccacaccacaccacaccacacaactctGCTACTCGccttcacctcaccacaccacaccacaccactcgcCTCCACTAtactacaccaccacactacaccacacaacTCTGTTTCTCGccttcaccacaccacaccacaccataccacaccacaccacaccacaccacaccacacctagACCACTCGCCTCCACCACACAATTCTACTAAtcgcctccaccacaccacacctagACCAGCAGCctccactacaccacaccacctcaccacaccacaccacaccacacaattCTATTTTtcgcctccaccacaccacgccacatcacaccacactacacaacCCTTATACTCGTCTCCACCACACCCTATCATCCCGTCCCCACCACATCACATcccaccacaccataccacaccataccacaccacaccataccacaccacaccacactgcactacACAACAccctacccccaccaccaccacatctagaTCACTCgtctgcaccacaccacagtgCGCCACACCACACCTCGACTACTCGCATCCATCACACCatcccacaccacaccacacaacaccacatacAA ACACACATGCCAGCCACAGAGAAGTAGACACAGTTGAGGACCAGCAGCAACTCAGAATTCCCTCATCTTgttctctatccttccttcctccaccactcatCCTCTCATCCTATTCATCC AGACAGGCGAGTGTGCGAGTGTCGACCTTAGATACTATTGTTGCCAGCGACCCATTAAC ATTCTCAACACACCTGCACCGCGCCTGTGGTGTTGAGGTGATATCGCCGCGTGCTGCTCTGACGGGCTAG